A window from Enterococcus mediterraneensis encodes these proteins:
- a CDS encoding GntR family transcriptional regulator — protein MNQPLYKTIFHDLLHKISNGELSSGDRLPTEKELSETYGVSRITSKRALTELEQAGLIYRVRGKGSFVQKKPTATPSVEPTRRLLFLLPFINDLSVGNFTEGLAPVLQNKGYEVLMTTSDFLLQKKAEDLQKEFDGLIYYATDTDQHLDLLFELSLVQYPVIILDKKIYELPYPTVFSDNRAGGQLATAYLAEQGHQRIAYIFGQNLHPQSVRQRYLGYIQAINQAALTFHTLLDDPEATIDHLLPYLQEHEITGLVCENDLVAIEAMRLIKQQQKSVPEDFSIVGFDNIQAAALIDTPLTTVAQDFLLLGQTAGECLIDWIETGQMPEDQKIPVQLIKRNSVKEKENEH, from the coding sequence ATGAATCAACCATTATATAAAACAATTTTTCATGATCTGCTTCACAAAATATCTAACGGTGAGCTGTCTTCTGGTGATCGTTTGCCGACAGAAAAGGAACTTTCAGAAACTTACGGTGTCAGTCGTATCACGTCAAAACGTGCACTGACCGAACTGGAACAAGCTGGACTGATCTATCGCGTACGCGGAAAAGGCAGTTTTGTCCAGAAAAAGCCGACTGCGACCCCCTCTGTGGAACCTACGCGTCGTCTGCTTTTTCTGCTTCCTTTCATCAATGACCTTTCAGTAGGAAATTTTACGGAAGGCCTCGCCCCCGTTTTGCAAAATAAAGGATATGAAGTCCTTATGACGACCTCTGATTTTCTTTTGCAAAAAAAAGCCGAAGACCTGCAAAAGGAATTCGACGGATTGATTTATTATGCTACTGATACCGATCAGCATTTGGATCTGCTCTTTGAACTTTCACTGGTCCAATATCCAGTGATCATTCTAGATAAAAAAATCTATGAACTGCCCTATCCAACAGTCTTTTCAGACAACCGAGCCGGTGGACAGCTCGCGACCGCTTATTTAGCGGAGCAGGGACACCAAAGAATCGCTTATATTTTTGGTCAAAATCTTCATCCACAATCCGTTCGCCAACGATACTTAGGATATATCCAAGCAATCAACCAGGCAGCATTGACATTTCACACACTCTTGGATGATCCTGAAGCGACCATTGATCACTTGCTGCCGTATCTTCAAGAACACGAGATCACAGGCCTTGTCTGCGAGAACGATCTAGTAGCGATCGAAGCCATGCGCCTGATCAAACAGCAACAAAAAAGCGTACCTGAGGATTTTTCAATTGTCGGCTTTGATAATATCCAAGCGGCCGCTCTCATTGATACACCGCTGACTACTGTTGCTCAAGACTTTCTTCTGCTGGGACAAACGGCCGGAGAATGCTTGATCGATTGGATCGAGACCGGTCAAATGCCCGAAGATCAAAAAATACCTGTACAACTGATCAAACGAAATTCAGTAAAGGAGAAGGAAAATGAACATTGA
- a CDS encoding alpha-mannosidase, whose product MKKKVYIISHSHWDREWYMAYEQHHMRLVTLMDDLLELFEKDPEFNSFHLDGQTIILDDYLQVRPEKREAVQKAITDGKLCIGPFYILQDDFLTSSESNVRNMLVGMAESKKWGQPVMLGYFPDTFGNMGQTPQMMLQANLKSAAFGRGVKPIGFDNEVLPDDNYTSQYSEMHWQGPDGSEIFGLLFANWYSNGNELPTEEEEAKIFWQQKLADVEKYGSTNHYLMMNGVDHQPVQKDVTTAIQLANKLFPEYEFIHSNFTDYLEAVQNDLPEDLGTVHGELTSQETDGWYTLANTASARVYLKQWNTKVSRQLENIAEPLATMAYDITGNYPHDQLTYAWKTLMQNHPHDSICGCSVDAVHREMMPRFEKADEVGKYIAEEATQALVQAIDTSKFPEESKPFVVFNTNGSAKSGVAEVEVTLSRKLFKEGQPHRLFEALEAEPAVTYHVVDENGQEVSATVSEANVRFNYDLPKEAFRVPYMEKFVTVKLAVEQMPGFSWQTFGLVEGKTAEEAGFIHENGRRLENQWLTAAIENDGSLTVTDKETGKTLKNLLVFEDVGDIGNEYIFKQPKGDRPILSTQFPHQITVLEDNGVEGKVLVTQTLNIPASADEQLSREQQAVVEFRDRKAQRSAELIPLTLETTIIINNVSRKLFFETSVNNQAKDHRLRALFPTTIHAETHEADSIYETVKRSNKVSTHWENPTNPQHQHAFVNLHQDTFGVTISNFGLNEYEIVDDTIALTLLRCVGELGDWGYFPTPEAQCLGEHTFHYGLEIHGAPETRFATYLDAHLDQVPFITGQTTHHEGILPTKRQYVAIDSPRFAVTALKRRESDDKLILRGYNLSDETAAFSISKGEQTKSQLLNLLEEPIGTVSEELHPYEIRTIAIEEEK is encoded by the coding sequence ATGAAGAAAAAAGTCTACATCATTTCCCACAGTCATTGGGATCGTGAATGGTATATGGCTTATGAACAACACCATATGCGTCTGGTGACTTTGATGGACGATTTATTGGAATTATTCGAAAAAGATCCTGAATTCAATAGCTTTCACTTGGATGGACAAACGATCATCCTAGATGACTATCTGCAAGTCCGTCCGGAAAAACGGGAAGCAGTCCAAAAAGCCATTACCGACGGGAAACTGTGCATCGGTCCATTCTACATTTTGCAGGATGACTTTTTGACCAGTTCAGAATCCAATGTCCGCAACATGCTGGTAGGGATGGCCGAAAGCAAAAAATGGGGGCAGCCGGTCATGTTGGGCTATTTCCCGGATACTTTCGGGAATATGGGACAAACTCCGCAGATGATGCTGCAAGCCAATTTGAAAAGTGCCGCATTCGGTCGCGGTGTGAAACCCATCGGCTTTGACAATGAGGTTTTGCCGGATGACAACTATACTTCTCAATACTCGGAGATGCATTGGCAAGGACCAGACGGCAGTGAGATCTTTGGCTTATTGTTTGCCAACTGGTACAGCAACGGTAACGAATTGCCGACAGAGGAAGAAGAAGCTAAGATCTTTTGGCAGCAAAAGTTAGCGGATGTCGAAAAGTACGGCTCCACCAATCACTATTTGATGATGAATGGTGTGGATCATCAACCGGTCCAAAAAGATGTTACGACAGCAATTCAATTGGCCAACAAATTATTTCCGGAATATGAATTTATTCATTCGAATTTTACCGACTATTTGGAAGCCGTCCAAAATGATCTGCCAGAAGACTTGGGAACAGTCCATGGTGAGCTGACAAGCCAAGAAACCGATGGATGGTACACCTTGGCCAATACCGCATCTGCTCGGGTATATTTGAAACAATGGAATACCAAAGTTTCCCGCCAATTGGAAAATATCGCGGAACCGTTGGCAACGATGGCGTACGATATTACTGGCAACTATCCTCATGACCAATTAACTTACGCATGGAAAACATTGATGCAAAACCATCCTCATGACAGTATCTGCGGCTGTTCGGTAGATGCTGTTCATCGGGAAATGATGCCGCGCTTTGAAAAGGCTGACGAGGTAGGAAAATATATCGCAGAAGAAGCCACACAAGCGCTGGTCCAAGCCATCGACACTAGCAAATTTCCAGAAGAAAGCAAACCATTTGTAGTTTTCAATACCAATGGATCTGCTAAAAGCGGTGTAGCAGAAGTAGAGGTGACCTTGTCTCGTAAACTATTCAAAGAAGGGCAGCCGCACCGATTGTTTGAAGCACTGGAAGCAGAACCTGCCGTGACGTATCATGTAGTGGATGAAAACGGCCAAGAAGTTTCGGCAACAGTCAGTGAAGCCAACGTCCGTTTCAATTATGATTTGCCAAAAGAGGCGTTCCGTGTTCCTTACATGGAAAAATTCGTGACTGTTAAACTTGCGGTGGAACAGATGCCAGGCTTTTCTTGGCAAACATTTGGACTGGTTGAAGGGAAAACTGCAGAAGAAGCTGGCTTTATCCATGAAAACGGCCGCCGTTTGGAAAATCAATGGCTAACAGCCGCTATTGAGAATGACGGTTCTTTGACAGTGACCGATAAAGAAACCGGCAAAACACTAAAAAATCTGCTGGTTTTCGAAGATGTCGGTGATATCGGCAACGAATATATTTTTAAACAACCTAAAGGAGACCGGCCTATTTTATCAACACAGTTTCCTCATCAGATCACTGTTTTAGAAGATAATGGGGTAGAAGGAAAAGTTCTTGTCACACAAACTCTGAATATCCCGGCATCAGCAGATGAGCAGCTGAGTCGCGAACAACAAGCAGTCGTGGAATTTCGTGATCGAAAAGCGCAACGTTCAGCAGAACTGATCCCTTTGACTCTGGAAACGACTATTATCATCAATAATGTCAGCCGTAAGCTGTTTTTTGAAACGTCTGTCAACAACCAAGCAAAAGATCATCGGCTGCGGGCGTTGTTCCCGACAACGATTCATGCGGAAACCCATGAAGCAGACAGTATCTATGAAACGGTCAAACGGTCTAACAAAGTTTCTACCCATTGGGAAAATCCTACCAATCCGCAACATCAACACGCTTTCGTCAATCTGCATCAGGACACTTTTGGCGTGACAATCTCCAACTTTGGGTTGAATGAGTATGAGATTGTGGATGATACTATCGCATTGACCTTATTGCGCTGTGTCGGTGAACTGGGAGACTGGGGCTATTTTCCAACACCAGAAGCCCAGTGCTTGGGAGAACATACTTTCCACTACGGCTTAGAGATCCATGGCGCACCAGAAACACGTTTTGCCACCTACCTTGATGCCCATTTGGATCAAGTACCGTTTATCACAGGTCAGACGACTCATCATGAAGGAATATTGCCTACTAAGCGCCAATATGTAGCGATCGATAGTCCCCGTTTTGCCGTAACGGCATTAAAACGCCGAGAAAGTGATGATAAATTGATCCTGCGAGGGTATAATTTAAGTGATGAGACGGCAGCGTTTTCGATTTCAAAAGGTGAACAAACAAAATCTCAGCTGTTGAATCTGTTAGAAGAACCGATCGGGACCGTCTCAGAAGAACTGCATCCTTATGAGATCCGAACGATCGCTATCGAGGAGGAGAAATAA
- a CDS encoding ROK family protein, giving the protein MYFGGIEAGGTKFVCAVADENQQIVEKVSIPTTTPEETLAKVFQFFDAYPLKAMGIGAGVVLNGEIFQGIAHPEMGHIYVKRHPQDTYEGTCPYHKDCLEGLAAGPSLEARTGIKGQELPEDHPVWDIQAFYIAQALMNYALTLAPEKIILGGGVMNQEHLLQKIRQQFLQQMAGYMETPAPEEYIVRWGLPNESGIIGSLLLAEAAEKE; this is encoded by the coding sequence ATGTATTTCGGTGGTATTGAAGCTGGAGGAACAAAATTTGTCTGCGCTGTGGCAGATGAAAACCAACAAATAGTTGAAAAGGTCAGCATCCCAACGACGACCCCTGAAGAGACGTTGGCAAAGGTTTTTCAATTTTTTGACGCGTATCCATTAAAAGCAATGGGGATCGGTGCTGGTGTCGTATTAAATGGCGAGATTTTCCAAGGAATCGCGCATCCCGAGATGGGACATATCTATGTCAAACGCCATCCGCAAGACACCTATGAAGGCACCTGCCCTTATCACAAAGACTGCTTGGAAGGCTTAGCGGCGGGACCATCATTAGAAGCTCGTACCGGAATCAAAGGTCAAGAACTGCCGGAAGATCATCCGGTTTGGGACATCCAAGCCTTTTATATCGCGCAGGCTTTAATGAATTACGCGCTGACACTAGCCCCTGAAAAAATCATTTTGGGAGGCGGCGTGATGAATCAAGAGCATCTTTTGCAAAAGATTCGCCAGCAATTCCTCCAACAAATGGCCGGCTATATGGAAACACCGGCTCCAGAAGAATATATCGTTCGCTGGGGACTGCCAAATGAAAGTGGGATCATTGGAAGTTTGTTGTTGGCAGAAGCGGCGGAAAAAGAATGA
- a CDS encoding NAD-dependent epimerase/dehydratase family protein produces MQTILGSNGQIGHELAKELYNNYTKDIRLVSRKPKKINPSDQLISADLMDLDQTKKAIENSDIVYFTVGLPMNSELWETNFLKITKNVIEACKESRSKLVFFDNTYMYPKNSTPQKENTKFSPLGRKAVVRSEAAELVLSEIENGHLEAVICRAPEFYGPDKTQSITNTLVLDKIKVNDTANIPVSKDTLRTLIWTPDASRAMALIGNTPSAYGQTWHLPCDEPHTYLDMITISEKLLNRTVKYKVIPLWQFKLAKFFSKKVKELDELLPRYEVDNIFISDKFKKAFPDFKITSLKKGIAQLLGED; encoded by the coding sequence ATGCAAACCATCTTAGGTAGTAATGGACAGATCGGTCATGAATTAGCAAAAGAGTTATACAACAATTACACAAAAGATATTCGGTTAGTAAGCCGCAAACCTAAAAAAATCAACCCTAGCGACCAGCTAATATCAGCCGATTTAATGGATCTTGATCAAACAAAAAAAGCGATTGAAAATAGCGATATTGTATATTTTACTGTTGGTTTACCAATGAACTCTGAATTATGGGAAACAAATTTTTTAAAAATCACTAAAAACGTCATAGAAGCTTGTAAGGAATCTCGTAGTAAACTTGTTTTTTTTGATAATACTTATATGTATCCCAAAAATAGTACGCCGCAAAAAGAAAATACTAAATTTTCTCCTTTAGGTAGAAAAGCAGTCGTACGTTCTGAAGCGGCTGAATTAGTTTTAAGTGAAATAGAAAATGGACATTTAGAGGCTGTTATTTGTCGTGCGCCAGAATTTTATGGACCGGATAAAACTCAAAGCATAACTAATACTCTAGTTTTAGATAAAATCAAAGTTAACGACACTGCTAACATACCCGTTAGTAAAGATACGTTGAGGACTTTGATCTGGACTCCTGATGCCAGTCGCGCAATGGCTTTAATTGGAAATACTCCAAGCGCCTATGGTCAAACTTGGCATCTTCCTTGTGATGAACCTCATACTTATCTAGATATGATTACTATTTCAGAAAAATTACTAAACAGAACTGTAAAATATAAAGTCATTCCTTTATGGCAGTTTAAGCTTGCCAAGTTTTTCAGTAAAAAAGTTAAGGAATTAGACGAATTGCTGCCTAGATATGAAGTGGACAATATTTTTATATCTGATAAATTCAAAAAGGCATTTCCAGATTTCAAAATCACTTCTCTTAAAAAAGGAATCGCTCAGCTGCTGGGTGAAGATTAA
- a CDS encoding glycoside hydrolase family 125 protein — protein sequence MAYKDIPKSVEKFMQSITEKCGEEHRDWAENFNAAFANMLLTTVKRQEDGTTFLLTGDIPAMWLRDSTAQVRPYLVIAKEDDELAEMISGLVKRQFFYINIDPYANAFNETANGAGHQTDHTQMNDWIWERKYEIDSLCYPIQLAYLLYKNTGRTDQFNESFVSGVKKILDVFATEQDHANSPYTFVRDTDRKEDTLINEGRGAEVASVGLTWSGFRPSDDACVYGYLIPSNMFAVVVLGYLEDIFATILPEEALLQKAHKLKEEIQQGIEEYGRTTNQEGEDIYAYEVDGKGNATLMDDSNVPNLIAAPYLGYGQMDDPRYLRTRKTLLSKENPYYYEGKFAKGIGSSHTPENYVWPIALAMEGMTTEDKQEKERILNQLVATDAGTHLMHEGFDVDDPNQYTREWFSWANMMFCELVMDYFDIRVEK from the coding sequence ATGGCATATAAAGATATACCAAAATCTGTTGAAAAATTTATGCAATCAATAACTGAAAAATGTGGTGAAGAACACCGAGATTGGGCGGAAAATTTCAATGCGGCCTTTGCTAATATGCTTTTAACTACTGTCAAAAGACAAGAAGATGGAACGACATTCTTACTGACAGGAGACATACCGGCGATGTGGTTGAGAGATTCTACCGCTCAGGTAAGACCATATCTGGTCATCGCTAAAGAAGACGATGAACTAGCGGAGATGATCTCAGGGCTAGTCAAGCGGCAGTTTTTCTATATCAATATCGATCCTTATGCTAACGCTTTTAACGAGACAGCAAATGGTGCGGGACATCAGACAGATCACACCCAAATGAATGACTGGATCTGGGAAAGAAAATACGAGATCGACTCACTTTGCTATCCTATCCAGTTGGCATATCTGCTTTATAAAAATACTGGACGGACGGATCAATTTAATGAATCCTTCGTGTCGGGTGTGAAAAAGATTCTAGATGTTTTTGCCACTGAACAAGACCATGCCAATTCTCCATATACTTTTGTCAGAGATACTGATCGGAAAGAAGATACACTGATCAATGAAGGACGGGGGGCGGAAGTTGCGTCTGTGGGACTGACTTGGTCGGGTTTCCGACCAAGCGACGATGCTTGTGTCTACGGCTATCTGATTCCTTCCAATATGTTCGCTGTAGTCGTTTTAGGCTATCTTGAAGACATCTTTGCGACGATCCTCCCAGAAGAAGCTCTCCTGCAGAAAGCTCATAAATTAAAAGAGGAGATCCAACAAGGCATCGAAGAATATGGTCGAACAACTAATCAAGAAGGTGAAGATATCTATGCTTATGAAGTAGACGGCAAAGGTAACGCTACCTTGATGGATGACAGTAATGTCCCAAATTTGATCGCTGCTCCTTATCTCGGTTATGGACAAATGGATGATCCCCGTTATCTGCGGACTCGCAAGACCCTGCTAAGCAAGGAAAATCCTTATTATTATGAAGGAAAATTCGCCAAAGGTATCGGTTCTTCCCATACGCCAGAAAACTATGTCTGGCCAATCGCTTTAGCGATGGAGGGGATGACGACAGAAGATAAGCAAGAAAAAGAACGGATCCTAAATCAATTAGTCGCTACGGATGCCGGCACCCATTTGATGCATGAGGGATTTGACGTAGATGATCCGAATCAATACACACGGGAATGGTTCTCGTGGGCGAACATGATGTTTTGCGAATTAGTGATGGATTATTTTGATATCCGTGTCGAAAAATAG